In one window of Verrucomicrobiota bacterium DNA:
- a CDS encoding glycoside hydrolase family 43 protein yields MNHPAPGAFFVNPLLPKPSQDPYVVFRDGIYHAISTDGRVLYVRSAPDVIELYRREPTVVWTAPRRGPNSKHVWAPELHFVDGRWFIYYAADDGRNRNHRLWVLESAGSDPAGRYRSRGVLQTGGWAIDGTLGRDARGRLFLLWSGWPGPRPGPQNLYIAEMSDPATVKEARTLLTEPGEPWERRGAPVCEGPALLQRNGVTCVVYSASASWTPDHCLGLIVNRHGDFLDRAAWRKIGPVFEPTPEVWGIGHCSFITTHHGGDLIFYHAKTRLKHGWRDRNIRAQGFTWDADGLPQFGSPVSPGVPVAVGNHQSSTIDGAGVSPFKPRIS; encoded by the coding sequence ATGAATCACCCGGCGCCCGGTGCGTTTTTCGTAAACCCGCTCCTGCCCAAACCTTCGCAAGACCCCTACGTCGTATTTCGGGATGGGATTTACCACGCCATCAGCACCGACGGGCGCGTGCTGTACGTGCGCTCAGCGCCCGACGTGATCGAGCTTTATCGCCGCGAACCCACGGTCGTCTGGACCGCGCCCCGTCGCGGCCCGAATTCGAAACACGTCTGGGCGCCCGAATTACACTTTGTCGACGGCCGATGGTTCATCTACTACGCCGCGGACGACGGGCGCAACCGCAACCATCGTCTTTGGGTGCTCGAATCGGCGGGCAGCGATCCCGCCGGCCGATACCGTTCCCGCGGCGTGCTGCAGACGGGCGGCTGGGCCATCGACGGCACCCTCGGCCGTGACGCGCGTGGCCGGCTTTTTCTTCTCTGGTCAGGCTGGCCGGGACCACGCCCGGGGCCGCAGAACCTCTACATCGCGGAAATGAGCGACCCCGCTACCGTCAAAGAGGCACGCACGCTCCTCACCGAACCGGGGGAACCCTGGGAAAGGCGGGGCGCACCCGTTTGTGAAGGCCCGGCGTTGCTGCAGCGGAACGGCGTGACCTGCGTCGTTTATTCAGCCAGCGCGTCATGGACCCCGGACCATTGCCTCGGCCTGATCGTCAACCGCCACGGCGATTTCCTGGACCGCGCCGCCTGGCGGAAAATCGGCCCGGTATTTGAACCCACACCCGAAGTCTGGGGCATCGGCCATTGCAGTTTCATCACCACGCACCACGGCGGCGATCTGATATTCTACCACGCCAAAACGCGTCTGAAACACGGCTGGCGCGACCGAAACATTCGCGCTCAGGGGTTTACCTGGGATGCCGACGGTCTGCCTCAATTCGGCTCCCCGGTTTCGCCCGGCGTGCCGGTAGCGGTTGGAAATCACCAGTCGAGCACGATCGATGGGGCCGGGGTTTCCCCCTTCAAGCCGCGCATATCCTGA
- the cls gene encoding cardiolipin synthase, whose amino-acid sequence MLVYVPQKRSTAASRTWLLLIFLLPWPGLFLYALFGRIRLPKHRLAQQQRASRMIRLAQAQVARSLLAAPDLPPNLLPVADLATRLGDFEPFGGNSVELLPEYQGSIDRLIADVEAARHHVHLLSYIFEPDATGSQVAAALIKAAKRGVTCRVLLDAVGSRRALRRLAPRLRAAGVEVHAALPVGFFRRNAARFDLRNHRKLAVVDGRIGYAGSQNIADPAFVKNYPNEELVVRLTGPVVAQLQSVFLADHYFETGARIPEKELFPALTGKGTSTAHVVPSGPGYARENAEELIIALLYAARERVVITTPYFVPDDVFLQALRSAALRGVDVHLVLSLHANQTFTQFAQRAYYGAVIDAGVKIHLYRPHFLHAKHLTVDNAVALVGSTNIDIRSFALNAEIMLVIYDPEVVASLRTLQEKYFADSDVLTPENWEGRPLLLKVAQNTARLADSFL is encoded by the coding sequence ATGCTGGTCTACGTACCGCAGAAACGGAGCACGGCGGCATCGCGGACCTGGCTGCTTCTTATTTTTCTATTGCCGTGGCCGGGCCTGTTCCTTTATGCGCTGTTCGGCCGTATCCGGCTGCCTAAGCACCGGCTCGCGCAGCAACAGCGCGCGTCCCGCATGATCCGTCTGGCCCAGGCCCAGGTGGCCAGGAGCCTGCTGGCCGCGCCCGATCTGCCGCCCAATCTGCTGCCGGTCGCTGATCTTGCGACCCGGTTGGGAGACTTCGAGCCATTCGGGGGTAACTCGGTTGAGTTGCTGCCTGAGTATCAGGGGTCAATCGACCGGCTTATCGCCGACGTGGAGGCGGCCCGGCACCACGTGCACCTGCTCTCGTACATCTTTGAGCCGGACGCCACCGGCAGCCAGGTTGCCGCCGCCCTCATCAAGGCGGCAAAACGCGGCGTCACATGCCGCGTGTTGCTGGACGCCGTGGGATCGCGCCGGGCGCTCCGGCGGCTCGCACCACGGCTGCGCGCCGCCGGCGTCGAAGTGCACGCCGCCCTCCCGGTCGGATTTTTCCGGCGAAATGCGGCGCGCTTCGACCTGCGCAACCACCGTAAACTGGCCGTTGTCGATGGGCGCATCGGTTACGCCGGCTCGCAGAACATCGCTGATCCTGCATTCGTCAAGAATTACCCGAACGAGGAACTCGTCGTCCGCCTCACCGGGCCGGTCGTTGCCCAATTGCAGTCCGTCTTTCTTGCCGACCATTATTTTGAGACCGGTGCGCGGATCCCGGAGAAGGAATTGTTTCCCGCGCTGACCGGCAAAGGGACATCGACCGCCCACGTGGTGCCGAGCGGACCAGGGTATGCCCGCGAGAACGCCGAGGAACTCATCATCGCGTTGCTCTACGCGGCTCGTGAACGGGTCGTGATCACCACGCCATACTTTGTCCCGGACGACGTCTTTCTGCAGGCGCTGCGCTCGGCTGCTCTGAGGGGCGTGGACGTGCACCTGGTGCTGTCGTTGCACGCGAACCAGACCTTCACCCAGTTCGCCCAACGGGCGTACTACGGCGCTGTGATCGATGCCGGGGTGAAAATTCATCTCTACCGGCCACACTTTCTGCATGCAAAACACCTGACCGTCGATAACGCGGTTGCCCTGGTCGGCTCAACGAACATCGATATCCGTTCCTTCGCCCTCAACGCGGAGATCATGCTGGTGATCTATGATCCGGAAGTGGTCGCCAGCCTCAGGACCCTCCAGGAAAAGTATTTTGCCGATAGTGACGTGCTGACGCCTGAGAACTGGGAGGGCCGGCCCCTCCTGCTCAAGGTGGCCCAGAACACCGCCCGGCTGGCCGACTCGTTCCTGTGA
- a CDS encoding DUF1360 domain-containing protein, with protein sequence MDAKLLDVKPAAQKLFGGYGDSGEPLLGYGALAAVYTTVFSMLLGAAHRASAVPEKIALADVGLIGVATFRLSRLITKDKVTSGLRAPFTRFEKAAGSGEVEEDARGEGLQRAIGDMVTCPYCIGLWVATGLAFGLVFAPRPTRLLASILSSVAISDACNHGYLRLKESTQSR encoded by the coding sequence ATGGATGCGAAGTTGTTGGACGTGAAGCCGGCCGCGCAGAAACTGTTCGGCGGCTATGGCGATTCGGGGGAACCCTTGCTGGGTTACGGCGCGCTGGCGGCCGTGTATACCACGGTGTTTTCGATGTTACTGGGAGCGGCACACCGGGCGTCGGCGGTGCCGGAAAAGATCGCGCTTGCCGATGTCGGCCTGATCGGTGTGGCAACCTTCCGGCTCAGCCGTCTGATCACCAAGGACAAGGTCACGAGCGGATTACGCGCACCGTTCACGCGGTTTGAAAAGGCCGCCGGCTCCGGCGAGGTGGAGGAAGATGCCCGCGGCGAGGGGTTGCAGCGGGCAATCGGAGATATGGTCACCTGCCCCTACTGCATCGGGCTCTGGGTGGCGACCGGGCTGGCTTTCGGGCTGGTCTTTGCGCCGCGGCCTACCCGGCTCCTGGCTTCCATCCTGTCGTCCGTTGCGATCTCGGATGCCTGTAACCACGGTTACCTGCGCCTCAAGGAATCTACGCAGTCCCGATAG
- a CDS encoding cytochrome c3 family protein, whose translation MPQIFSPRVSLWFKTAVILAPFAVVLGGLAAYRFSYSPYPTQVDLPLDQPVPFSHQHHVGGLGIDCQYCHTTVTKTADAGMPDTHTCMTCHSQIWIEAPVLQPVRDSLSSRLPIRWTRLHNLADYVYFNHSIHVNKGISCTKCHGDVETMPITWKKVTLQMGWCLECHRHPAAAFSPPNDTFQPPQVFTLNWRLDADPDAKRFVQKQLEGVASVRELTDCWTCHR comes from the coding sequence ATGCCTCAGATCTTCTCGCCCAGGGTAAGTCTTTGGTTCAAGACCGCGGTGATCCTTGCACCGTTTGCAGTCGTCCTCGGAGGACTTGCGGCCTACCGGTTTTCCTACTCGCCGTACCCGACGCAGGTGGATCTGCCGCTGGATCAGCCGGTGCCGTTCAGCCACCAGCACCATGTGGGCGGGTTGGGCATCGACTGCCAGTACTGCCATACTACCGTCACCAAAACCGCGGATGCGGGTATGCCCGACACCCACACGTGCATGACCTGCCATTCCCAGATCTGGATCGAAGCGCCCGTCCTGCAGCCCGTGCGCGACAGCTTGAGTTCGCGTCTGCCGATCCGGTGGACCCGCCTCCATAACCTCGCGGACTACGTGTATTTCAATCACAGCATCCACGTGAACAAGGGGATCAGCTGCACCAAGTGTCACGGCGACGTCGAAACCATGCCGATCACCTGGAAAAAGGTAACCCTGCAGATGGGCTGGTGCCTGGAATGCCACCGGCACCCGGCAGCGGCCTTCAGCCCGCCCAACGACACTTTCCAACCGCCGCAGGTTTTTACGCTCAACTGGCGCCTGGACGCGGATCCGGATGCAAAACGCTTTGTGCAGAAACAACTCGAGGGCGTTGCCTCGGTCCGTGAGCTTACCGATTGCTGGACGTGCCACCGATGA